The following proteins come from a genomic window of Luteitalea sp.:
- a CDS encoding DUF1080 domain-containing protein has translation MLFPRLVLVAVVLGVMPMRAQSGWTSLWNGRDLDGWTTWMREPEPSSEVPGLTRDQDGKYTEPIGSGRDPLNVFTVVSDVDGQPAIRISGEVFGELRTTRSFENYHLKLQFKWGEKKWPPREQAETRRDSGLLYHVHAAPGADGRTWARSVELQIQEHDVGDLYAVGSAIAVRAKRRPDTTPALYDYDPTGEWTFFSQSQGAPGRCIKQPDNEKPTGEWNTVELVAFGDTAIHIVNGKVVMRLHGPVQIDGDLPTPVTSGPIILQSEGAEIFYRDIQIQPITAIPPEFAARD, from the coding sequence ATGCTCTTTCCACGACTGGTCCTCGTCGCCGTTGTGCTGGGCGTCATGCCGATGCGCGCCCAGAGCGGCTGGACGTCGCTCTGGAACGGCCGTGATCTCGACGGCTGGACCACGTGGATGCGAGAGCCAGAGCCAAGCTCGGAGGTCCCGGGGTTGACGCGCGACCAAGACGGGAAATATACGGAGCCGATTGGATCGGGACGAGATCCGCTGAACGTGTTTACCGTGGTCAGCGACGTCGACGGCCAGCCAGCAATCCGGATCTCCGGCGAGGTGTTCGGCGAGCTCCGCACCACGCGCTCGTTCGAGAACTACCACTTGAAGCTGCAGTTCAAATGGGGTGAGAAGAAGTGGCCCCCGCGCGAGCAGGCCGAAACTCGGCGCGACAGCGGTTTGCTCTACCACGTGCATGCCGCCCCCGGTGCCGATGGCCGCACGTGGGCACGCTCGGTCGAGCTCCAGATCCAAGAGCACGACGTCGGGGATCTCTACGCCGTCGGATCAGCGATTGCTGTTCGCGCCAAGCGGCGTCCAGACACGACGCCCGCGCTGTACGACTACGATCCGACTGGCGAGTGGACCTTCTTCTCTCAGAGCCAAGGTGCGCCCGGCCGATGCATCAAGCAGCCGGACAACGAGAAGCCGACCGGTGAATGGAACACCGTCGAGTTGGTGGCGTTCGGTGACACGGCCATTCACATCGTGAACGGCAAGGTAGTCATGCGTCTGCATGGCCCGGTGCAGATTGATGGCGACCTGCCGACGCCCGTCACCTCCGGCCCGATCATTCTCCAATCAGAGGGCGCGGAGATCTTCTATCGCGACATCCAGATCCAGCCGATCACGGCTATTCCGCCGGAGTTCGCGGCGAGAGACTAG
- a CDS encoding serine hydrolase, with protein MRLLPILMLMAACAVGAEPDAARMDAVVASRVEADQFSGSVLVQRGQETIFAKSVGWANAEHDVPNRAETKFRIGSITKQFTAAAVLLLEEDGKLRVQDPVSVHVADAPEAWKGIRIHHLLSHTSGIPSFTSFPEYRELKLTEMSAADIVKVFRDKPLEFEPGTRFQYSNSGYLLLGFLVEKISGQSYEELLRSRIFGPLEMKNSGYDHNRAIVTHRAAGYTRGPDGNPQNADYINMSVPHAAGGLYSTTTDLCRWVRGLFGGEVLSDASLKKMITANLESYGYGLVTGKSSGHTFVAHGGGIEGFNTDLRYFPDEQMCVTVLSNVNTSATGAMADELAKLAFGEQVTLHSERKEIPLDSETLAKYAGVYQSDGGPTMTITLEDAGLMSRLGNQPKLQIYPESKTTFFPKEVAAELVFSIDVAGNATGFVLRQAGRERQFMRGPEK; from the coding sequence GTGAGATTACTGCCCATTCTCATGTTGATGGCGGCCTGTGCCGTCGGCGCGGAGCCTGACGCAGCGAGGATGGACGCAGTGGTCGCCAGCCGCGTGGAGGCGGACCAGTTCTCAGGAAGCGTCTTGGTCCAACGCGGGCAGGAGACGATCTTCGCAAAGAGCGTCGGTTGGGCCAACGCAGAGCACGACGTTCCCAATCGCGCCGAGACCAAGTTCCGAATCGGTTCGATCACGAAGCAATTCACGGCGGCAGCGGTGCTGTTGCTGGAGGAAGATGGGAAGCTGCGCGTGCAGGATCCGGTCAGCGTACACGTGGCGGACGCTCCGGAGGCGTGGAAGGGAATCAGGATCCATCACCTGCTGAGCCACACGTCCGGCATTCCCAGCTTCACGTCCTTTCCCGAGTACCGCGAGCTGAAGCTGACCGAAATGAGCGCAGCGGATATCGTGAAGGTGTTTCGAGACAAGCCGCTGGAGTTCGAACCGGGCACGAGGTTTCAGTACAGCAACTCGGGATATCTCTTATTGGGTTTCCTCGTGGAGAAGATATCTGGGCAGAGCTACGAGGAGCTCTTGCGCAGCCGCATCTTCGGACCGCTCGAGATGAAGAATAGCGGCTACGATCACAATCGCGCCATTGTGACGCACCGGGCGGCGGGCTACACCCGTGGTCCAGACGGGAACCCTCAGAACGCCGACTACATCAACATGTCGGTGCCGCACGCCGCGGGCGGTCTGTATTCCACGACAACTGATCTCTGCCGCTGGGTGCGGGGCTTGTTCGGCGGCGAAGTTCTGTCAGACGCCTCACTGAAGAAGATGATCACGGCCAACCTCGAGAGCTACGGATACGGGCTCGTCACAGGGAAGTCGTCGGGGCACACGTTCGTCGCGCACGGCGGCGGCATCGAGGGATTCAACACGGACCTGCGATACTTCCCCGACGAACAGATGTGCGTAACAGTGCTCTCCAACGTCAACACCAGCGCGACAGGCGCGATGGCCGACGAGCTCGCAAAGCTAGCATTCGGCGAGCAAGTGACGCTGCACTCCGAGCGCAAGGAGATCCCGCTCGACAGCGAGACACTCGCGAAATACGCCGGCGTCTATCAGTCTGACGGAGGGCCAACGATGACGATCACGTTGGAGGACGCCGGTCTCATGTCCAGGCTTGGCAACCAGCCCAAGCTCCAGATTTACCCTGAGTCGAAGACAACGTTCTTCCCTAAAGAAGTGGCAGCGGAGCTCGTCTTTTCCATAGATGTCGCGGGGAACGCGACCGGATTCGTGCTGCGCCAGGCGGGTCGAGAGCGCCAGTTCATGCGCGGACCGGAGAAGTAA
- a CDS encoding sulfatase-like hydrolase/transferase translates to MHFSKSVCSTLAITVLIGALSCARAVPSRSGNVEAKQRRPNVLLITVDDMNWDSLGVTGNPIPGISPNIDRLASEGMLFERAHVTVAICHPTRAVWMTGRYPQNSGALGFEAIDAEVPTLVETLADAGYYTGLMAKTGHVVPSRAAAWDELIPARELKNGRSPQLYYRRAESFFEHARAAGQPFFLMANTQDPHRPFAASEQEVAFKARDATNTGSQYGGGFPAAAVAYAPSAVPVPGFLPDLPPIRHELAEYYTSVHRADETTGALLRALDASGMADTTLVMWLSDHGMPFPFAKTNVWRHSTRTPWIVRWPGVVSGGSTDTHHFVSGIDLAPTILDAVGVQNLRGTDGRSFLPLFAGESQAGREHVFTQVDEIASGTAYPMRAVTDGRLGYMFNVWADGRSEFRNEAMSGLTFAAMREAAATDAAIAARIEHFVHRTPEELYDYQRDPDALHNLVDDARYAETIARYRALLLGHMKEFADPQRAAFERFLSGERASVRVASGAKDYFVESRSRSR, encoded by the coding sequence ATGCATTTTTCGAAGAGTGTCTGTTCAACTCTAGCAATCACCGTCCTCATCGGGGCTCTCTCCTGCGCACGAGCGGTTCCGAGCCGCTCTGGCAACGTCGAGGCCAAGCAGCGACGCCCCAATGTTCTGTTGATCACGGTGGACGATATGAACTGGGACTCGCTCGGTGTGACGGGCAACCCGATTCCGGGGATCTCTCCCAACATCGACCGCTTGGCGAGCGAGGGCATGCTCTTCGAACGGGCGCACGTCACGGTCGCCATCTGCCATCCGACCCGCGCCGTTTGGATGACCGGGCGCTATCCGCAGAACAGCGGCGCGTTGGGCTTCGAGGCCATCGATGCGGAGGTGCCGACGCTCGTGGAGACGTTGGCTGACGCCGGCTACTACACGGGACTCATGGCAAAGACGGGACACGTGGTTCCCTCCCGCGCCGCTGCTTGGGACGAGTTGATCCCGGCTCGAGAATTGAAGAACGGCCGCAGCCCGCAGCTCTATTACAGGCGCGCCGAGAGCTTCTTCGAACACGCCAGGGCGGCCGGGCAGCCGTTCTTCCTGATGGCCAATACGCAGGATCCACACCGGCCCTTCGCCGCGAGTGAGCAGGAGGTGGCATTCAAGGCGCGCGACGCGACCAACACGGGCTCGCAGTATGGCGGTGGCTTTCCGGCCGCCGCTGTCGCGTACGCGCCGAGCGCGGTGCCAGTGCCCGGCTTCCTTCCCGACCTTCCACCGATCCGCCACGAGCTCGCGGAGTACTACACCTCCGTCCACAGGGCGGACGAGACGACCGGCGCCCTGCTCCGTGCCCTCGACGCGTCAGGGATGGCCGACACCACGCTGGTGATGTGGCTCTCGGACCATGGGATGCCATTCCCCTTCGCCAAGACCAACGTTTGGCGGCACTCGACGCGCACACCCTGGATTGTCCGGTGGCCGGGCGTCGTGTCAGGTGGGAGCACTGACACCCACCACTTCGTCAGCGGCATCGACCTCGCGCCGACGATTCTCGATGCAGTAGGAGTCCAGAATCTCAGGGGAACCGATGGCCGCTCGTTCCTGCCGCTGTTCGCCGGCGAGTCACAAGCTGGCCGCGAGCACGTGTTCACGCAGGTTGATGAGATCGCATCGGGTACCGCGTACCCGATGCGGGCAGTGACCGATGGCCGGCTCGGCTACATGTTCAACGTGTGGGCAGACGGGCGCAGCGAGTTTCGCAACGAGGCGATGAGCGGCCTCACCTTTGCAGCGATGCGAGAGGCGGCCGCCACTGATGCCGCCATCGCGGCTCGCATCGAGCATTTCGTCCACCGCACGCCGGAGGAGCTCTACGACTACCAGCGCGATCCGGATGCGTTGCACAATCTTGTCGACGACGCCCGCTATGCGGAGACCATTGCACGATATCGCGCTCTGTTGCTCGGTCACATGAAGGAGTTTGCTGATCCGCAGCGAGCGGCGTTCGAGCGTTTCTTGTCCGGCGAGCGGGCCAGCGTACGGGTGGCGTCTGGCGCGAAGGACTATTTTGTGGAGAGTCGCTCCAGGAGCAGATAG
- the rbsK gene encoding ribokinase — translation MRRRTRIAVVGSANVDLTTFGDRFPKPGETLFGDRFDLGWGGKGANQAVAARLCGADVSMVARVGDDLFGPGTVENLVSYGIDTSHVRRVPGVSSGVAPIFVEPNGQNRILVVKGANDHLTAADVDAAAPMLSQAACIVLQFEIPLDVVYHTIRFARRHGIPCIVNPAPGQRIDLSELAGVDYVIPNETEAETLTGLSVGSVEEARACAAHLVSEGLGTVIITLGAQGALLARDGQSELLPAYNVVARDTTGAGDAFVGSFATFLGEGLSERDAIARANLYAALSTMSAGTQKSFVTRERFEAEWQQRNR, via the coding sequence ATGCGAAGGCGGACACGGATTGCAGTGGTCGGGAGTGCGAACGTCGATCTGACGACATTCGGGGACCGCTTTCCCAAGCCGGGCGAAACGCTCTTCGGCGATCGCTTCGACCTGGGGTGGGGCGGCAAGGGCGCCAACCAGGCGGTCGCGGCCCGCCTCTGTGGCGCCGACGTCTCGATGGTCGCACGGGTAGGGGACGATCTCTTCGGGCCGGGCACCGTCGAGAATCTGGTGTCGTACGGGATCGACACGTCACATGTGCGCCGCGTTCCCGGCGTTTCCAGCGGCGTCGCACCGATCTTCGTCGAGCCGAACGGTCAGAATCGCATTCTCGTCGTCAAAGGCGCCAACGATCACCTCACGGCGGCTGACGTCGACGCGGCGGCGCCGATGCTGTCCCAGGCGGCTTGTATCGTGTTGCAGTTCGAAATCCCGCTCGACGTTGTCTACCACACCATCCGCTTCGCACGCCGTCACGGCATCCCCTGCATCGTCAACCCGGCACCGGGCCAGCGCATCGATCTGTCCGAGCTCGCCGGAGTTGACTATGTCATTCCGAACGAAACCGAGGCTGAAACGCTCACGGGGCTGAGCGTTGGTTCGGTAGAGGAGGCCAGGGCGTGTGCGGCGCATCTGGTGTCGGAGGGACTCGGGACGGTTATCATTACGCTGGGCGCTCAAGGCGCGCTACTGGCGCGCGATGGGCAGTCAGAGCTCTTACCCGCATACAACGTCGTCGCGAGAGACACGACCGGCGCAGGCGATGCGTTCGTCGGCAGCTTCGCCACCTTCCTGGGCGAAGGCTTGTCTGAACGCGACGCCATCGCGCGCGCCAACCTTTACGCCGCGCTGTCGACGATGAGCGCCGGCACACAGAAGTCGTTCGTGACGCGTGAGCGGTTCGAAGCGGAGTGGCAGCAGCGCAATAGATAG
- a CDS encoding PadR family transcriptional regulator, with translation MAEKTDVWQGTLALMVLKTLETLGPIHGYGIARRIEQTSGDLLSINYGTLYPALLKLEQEGYITSEWGVSENNRKAKYYRLTRAGRKQVEKEARAWDQTTTILARFLAPGTERS, from the coding sequence ATGGCCGAGAAGACTGATGTCTGGCAGGGCACACTCGCGTTGATGGTGCTGAAGACGCTCGAGACACTCGGACCAATTCACGGATACGGCATTGCCCGCCGCATCGAACAGACCAGCGGAGATCTGCTTTCGATCAACTACGGCACGCTGTATCCCGCTCTCCTCAAGCTGGAGCAGGAGGGCTACATCACGTCCGAGTGGGGGGTGTCGGAGAACAATCGCAAGGCGAAGTACTACCGCTTGACGCGTGCGGGGCGAAAACAGGTCGAGAAGGAGGCGCGGGCGTGGGACCAGACGACTACGATCCTCGCGAGGTTCCTGGCTCCGGGCACGGAACGATCCTGA
- a CDS encoding FtsX-like permease family protein: MLRVRSLLARRRLDADLAAELESHLQLHVDDKIRAGMTPDEARRQAVLMLGGIEQTKERYRDRRGFRPLDEIAQDVRYAARLLRKNLGLTSVAIVSLALGIGANAAIFSLFNHMLLRALPVPDPNRLVNLTNPGPRSGGCTTGPFGDCDSVFSYPMFQDLERLQSPGPQRPSTGSGRPELAEGRGSGRAGVEKVLSGIGAYRWFDANLSYRGETLSGGGLVVSGNYFPVLGVQPALGRLIGPGDDRAVGESDVLVLSHAYWRQRFGANPNAVNDTIVVNGRRMTIVGIAPPGFEGTTLEYQPDVYVPITMLGYVNPGWDEFDNRLNYSFYLFARLHSAVSMEQARTAMNTVYRGIINHVEAALQADMSEKELAKFKAKTLGVDPGRRGLSSLRGEVRTPLTLLLAATGAVLLIACANHREPAAGARRDARERAELEINVPYRAQVEQDIQLLSNPGGDFLERFRARRITLEPGQYGRGTLDDEWGTPLLLLMGMTVLVLLIACANVANLQLARATARVREVAVRTAMGASRTQLVRQFLTESCLLAVAGGALGISVAYWTQRAILVSLPPWTGIQDLELTSLDHRVLFFCLGLSVLTGILFGLFPALQASKTDLTSCLKDQAGQISSTGRGNVFQKTLIVAQVAVSLLLLISAGLFAGTLVNVARIDPGIRADHLMTFSLGPKLHGYTDERIAQLHEQLTSRLSRIPGVVLVSSAWAAVITGSTSRMRISVEGYTPPSGGSAKSNYNRVGADYFRTMGTPLIAGREFTRADNTAAPPVAIVNEAFVQQFLPNQDPLGRHLGSGSDEALPTTIVGVVENAKFSRMREDTTPTFYRPLRQSDEWDSLSFYLRTTIPPESTLPLIRHHLAALDSSLAIGEAKTMQAQIEESLFAERILSFLTGTVAGLAVLLAAIGVYGVLAYNVARRTREIGIRMALGADAGDVRALVVREVAVMLVVGTVIGLASAAAASQLVQSFLYGLQPWDVLTYALAVAALWLVALAAAGIPARRATSVDPTVALRYE, encoded by the coding sequence ATGTTACGCGTGCGGAGTCTGCTCGCGAGGCGGCGTCTCGATGCGGACTTGGCCGCTGAGCTCGAGAGTCATCTCCAACTGCACGTCGACGACAAGATCCGCGCCGGCATGACACCAGACGAGGCGCGGCGTCAGGCCGTCCTGATGCTCGGCGGCATCGAGCAGACGAAGGAGCGGTATCGCGATCGCCGTGGATTCCGGCCGCTCGACGAGATCGCGCAAGACGTGCGGTACGCCGCGCGCCTATTGCGGAAGAACCTTGGCCTCACGTCCGTCGCCATCGTGTCGCTTGCCCTTGGCATTGGCGCCAATGCCGCCATCTTCTCCCTGTTCAACCACATGCTGCTGCGCGCGCTGCCGGTGCCCGACCCAAACCGACTGGTCAACCTGACCAATCCTGGGCCGCGGTCGGGTGGATGCACCACCGGCCCATTCGGCGACTGCGACTCCGTCTTCAGCTATCCGATGTTCCAGGATCTCGAGCGACTCCAAAGCCCGGGTCCCCAGCGCCCTTCGACAGGCTCAGGGCGTCCCGAGCTTGCCGAGGGACGCGGTAGTGGCCGCGCTGGGGTGGAAAAGGTCTTGTCAGGGATCGGCGCGTACAGGTGGTTTGATGCCAACCTGTCATATCGGGGCGAGACGCTGAGCGGCGGCGGTTTGGTGGTCTCTGGCAACTACTTCCCGGTGTTGGGCGTCCAGCCCGCGCTCGGACGCCTGATCGGACCAGGAGACGATCGCGCGGTGGGCGAGTCCGACGTCCTCGTCTTGAGCCACGCGTACTGGCGGCAGCGGTTCGGGGCCAATCCCAACGCGGTCAACGACACGATCGTCGTCAACGGCCGACGGATGACCATCGTCGGGATCGCCCCACCCGGCTTCGAGGGGACGACGCTCGAGTACCAGCCTGACGTGTACGTGCCGATCACCATGCTCGGGTACGTGAACCCCGGCTGGGACGAGTTCGACAATCGCCTCAACTACTCGTTCTACCTGTTTGCCCGCCTCCACTCGGCGGTCAGCATGGAGCAGGCGCGGACAGCGATGAACACCGTATATCGCGGGATCATCAACCACGTCGAAGCTGCCCTCCAAGCGGACATGAGCGAGAAGGAGCTGGCGAAGTTCAAGGCGAAAACGCTGGGTGTGGACCCGGGACGCCGTGGTCTAAGCAGCCTGCGTGGCGAGGTGCGAACACCGCTGACCCTGCTGCTCGCGGCTACGGGCGCCGTGCTGCTGATCGCCTGCGCGAACCATCGCGAACCTGCTGCTGGCGCGCGCCGCGACGCGCGCGAGCGTGCCGAGCTGGAGATCAACGTCCCGTACCGCGCGCAGGTGGAGCAGGACATCCAGCTTCTGAGCAATCCGGGCGGCGACTTTCTCGAACGGTTTCGAGCAAGGAGGATCACGCTGGAGCCGGGCCAGTACGGCCGCGGCACGCTGGACGACGAATGGGGAACGCCATTGCTGCTGCTGATGGGTATGACCGTTCTGGTGCTGCTGATTGCGTGCGCCAACGTGGCAAACCTCCAGCTCGCCCGTGCCACGGCCCGAGTGCGGGAAGTCGCAGTGCGCACCGCCATGGGCGCGTCGCGCACGCAGCTCGTTCGCCAGTTCCTCACGGAATCCTGCCTGCTCGCCGTTGCCGGAGGTGCGCTCGGGATCAGCGTCGCCTATTGGACACAGCGCGCGATTCTGGTGAGTCTTCCTCCATGGACGGGCATCCAGGACTTGGAGCTCACCAGCCTCGACCACCGCGTCTTGTTTTTCTGCCTTGGGCTGTCGGTCTTGACCGGTATCCTGTTTGGACTCTTTCCAGCGCTGCAGGCCTCCAAGACCGACCTGACCTCGTGTCTGAAGGACCAGGCGGGCCAGATTTCGTCGACAGGCCGTGGAAACGTCTTTCAGAAGACGCTCATCGTGGCACAAGTAGCCGTGTCGTTGCTGCTTTTGATCTCGGCGGGACTCTTTGCCGGTACGCTGGTCAACGTCGCGCGCATCGACCCTGGCATTCGAGCTGACCACCTGATGACGTTCTCGTTAGGGCCGAAGCTGCACGGTTATACCGACGAACGCATCGCGCAACTGCACGAGCAGCTCACGAGCAGATTATCGCGCATTCCGGGAGTGGTGCTCGTCTCTTCGGCGTGGGCAGCGGTGATCACGGGTAGCACGAGCCGCATGCGCATCAGCGTGGAAGGCTATACTCCGCCAAGCGGGGGCAGCGCCAAGTCGAACTACAACCGCGTCGGCGCCGATTACTTTCGCACCATGGGCACACCACTCATTGCCGGACGCGAGTTCACGCGCGCCGACAACACGGCCGCACCGCCGGTTGCCATTGTCAACGAGGCATTCGTTCAGCAGTTTCTGCCGAATCAGGATCCACTTGGGCGCCATCTGGGCAGCGGCAGCGATGAGGCACTGCCCACGACGATTGTCGGCGTCGTAGAGAACGCCAAGTTCTCGCGGATGCGAGAGGATACGACCCCAACGTTTTACAGGCCGCTGCGGCAAAGCGACGAGTGGGACTCTCTGTCGTTCTATTTGCGAACGACAATTCCTCCGGAAAGTACCTTGCCACTGATCCGGCATCATTTAGCGGCACTCGATTCAAGCTTGGCGATTGGCGAGGCAAAGACGATGCAGGCGCAGATCGAGGAGAGTCTGTTTGCGGAACGAATTCTATCGTTTCTCACCGGTACGGTCGCGGGATTGGCTGTGCTGTTGGCGGCGATTGGCGTCTATGGCGTGTTGGCGTACAACGTGGCGCGGCGCACCCGGGAGATCGGGATTCGGATGGCGCTCGGTGCGGACGCGGGCGATGTACGGGCGCTCGTTGTCCGTGAGGTCGCCGTCATGCTCGTAGTCGGCACGGTGATTGGTCTGGCGTCAGCAGCCGCCGCGAGCCAGCTGGTACAGTCGTTCTTGTACGGCCTACAGCCGTGGGACGTGCTCACCTATGCTCTCGCCGTCGCGGCGCTCTGGCTCGTCGCACTGGCGGCTGCCGGCATTCCCGCGCGTCGCGCCACGAGTGTCGACCCAACCGTTGCCCTCCGGTACGAGTAG
- a CDS encoding LacI family DNA-binding transcriptional regulator: MATIHDVARRAGVASITVSRTLTGHAPVSAATRARIDAAIRDLKYVPNVLARGLKGRSTRTLGLVVTDVTNPFFTLVARGVEDAAHEAGYSVILCNSDRAPAREALYLEVLHSKQVDGLVLTPIGRREGILQWHRERPVCLIDRTLRGLAWRKAGMDIVRADSVEGARSVVDHLLEHGHRRIGLVNGALVISTARDRREGYRRALAAAGVAVDPALERHGLFSFSAGEAMGRDLLAVRPRSTAIFAGNPLLAIGVMAAAQKRGLRVPDDLALVTFDGVPQLEVVLPFFTAAVQPAYQMGQRAARQLLERLAWRATGEDEPGRETLFETELMIRRSCGCRLPEGLAVAEVSAAAR; this comes from the coding sequence ATGGCCACTATCCATGACGTCGCGCGCCGCGCCGGCGTCGCCAGCATCACCGTCTCTCGCACCCTGACCGGTCATGCGCCGGTCAGCGCTGCGACCCGGGCGCGAATCGACGCCGCGATCCGAGACCTCAAGTACGTGCCGAATGTCCTGGCCCGCGGCCTCAAAGGTCGTTCGACGCGCACGCTCGGCCTCGTCGTCACCGATGTGACCAACCCGTTCTTTACGCTCGTGGCGCGCGGTGTCGAGGATGCCGCGCACGAGGCGGGCTACTCGGTCATCCTGTGCAACTCGGATCGAGCGCCTGCGCGTGAGGCGCTTTACCTCGAAGTGCTGCACTCGAAACAGGTTGACGGGCTCGTCCTGACACCAATCGGCCGTCGAGAGGGCATCCTGCAATGGCATCGCGAGCGACCAGTCTGCTTGATCGATCGCACGCTGCGCGGGCTCGCGTGGCGCAAAGCCGGCATGGACATCGTGCGTGCCGACAGCGTCGAGGGAGCGCGCTCGGTGGTCGACCATCTTCTCGAGCACGGGCACCGCAGGATCGGTCTGGTGAATGGCGCCCTCGTGATCTCGACCGCGCGAGACCGCAGGGAAGGATATCGTCGCGCTCTCGCCGCCGCTGGTGTTGCAGTCGACCCGGCACTCGAGCGGCACGGTCTCTTCTCGTTTTCCGCCGGTGAGGCGATGGGCCGAGACCTCTTGGCGGTCCGTCCGCGGTCGACCGCGATCTTTGCCGGGAATCCGCTGCTGGCGATCGGCGTGATGGCGGCGGCCCAGAAGCGCGGGCTGCGTGTCCCTGATGATCTGGCGCTGGTGACGTTCGACGGCGTTCCCCAACTCGAAGTGGTGCTGCCGTTCTTCACCGCCGCCGTGCAGCCCGCCTATCAGATGGGCCAGCGTGCCGCCCGGCAGCTTCTCGAGCGGCTTGCGTGGCGGGCGACGGGCGAGGACGAGCCCGGGCGCGAGACGCTCTTCGAAACGGAGCTGATGATTCGCCGTTCCTGCGGATGCAGACTCCCGGAGGGTCTCGCGGTAGCCGAGGTGAGTGCAGCGGCTCGCTGA
- a CDS encoding TIM barrel protein: MHVGTQRSGTTAEMLQYFKRHGVDHICGYPPDPGERGYWTVEDVEQTRELCEKHGITLSMVALPFLPSSHIDKERRGAIMLGKSPERDRDIEHVNRMTEACAKVGVPAWKYNMSILGVLRTQPTPGRGGSTYSTWRLADAVADPPLTRAERVTADIFWERITYFLERVIPVCNELKIRAACHPHDPGVPEEGFQGVDRVLGTVDGLKKLVSIQESPYHGLNLCLGTTAEMLQEPAREIHDVIRYFGERKKLFNIHFRNIRGRRNDFQEVYPDEGDMDMFQVALTLNEVGYPYMLMPDHMPSHADDPGGRQAFAYGYGYIKGVIQGVEAYEARRSLS; encoded by the coding sequence ATGCACGTGGGAACACAGCGGTCGGGAACCACTGCGGAGATGTTGCAGTACTTCAAACGTCACGGCGTGGATCACATCTGCGGCTATCCTCCAGACCCAGGCGAACGGGGCTACTGGACCGTGGAAGACGTCGAGCAGACCCGCGAGCTGTGTGAGAAGCATGGCATCACCTTGTCGATGGTTGCCCTGCCTTTCCTACCCTCGAGCCACATCGACAAGGAAAGGCGTGGAGCCATCATGCTCGGGAAGTCGCCCGAGCGTGACCGGGACATCGAGCACGTCAACCGTATGACCGAAGCGTGCGCGAAGGTCGGTGTGCCAGCCTGGAAGTACAACATGAGCATCCTAGGCGTCCTGAGAACGCAACCGACGCCGGGACGAGGCGGCTCCACCTACAGCACGTGGCGCCTGGCGGACGCTGTGGCGGATCCTCCATTGACGCGAGCGGAACGGGTCACCGCCGATATCTTCTGGGAGCGGATCACCTACTTCTTGGAACGGGTCATCCCAGTCTGTAACGAGCTCAAGATTCGCGCTGCCTGTCACCCGCACGACCCGGGTGTGCCCGAGGAAGGTTTTCAAGGAGTCGACCGGGTCCTCGGTACGGTTGACGGGCTGAAGAAGCTCGTTTCCATCCAGGAGAGTCCGTATCACGGGCTAAACCTTTGTCTCGGCACGACTGCTGAAATGCTGCAGGAGCCCGCACGGGAGATTCACGACGTGATCCGGTACTTCGGCGAGAGAAAGAAGCTGTTCAACATTCACTTCCGAAACATCCGTGGCAGACGGAACGATTTCCAGGAGGTCTATCCAGATGAAGGCGATATGGACATGTTCCAGGTCGCCCTCACCTTGAACGAAGTGGGTTACCCCTACATGCTGATGCCGGACCACATGCCCAGCCATGCGGATGACCCTGGTGGCCGACAAGCCTTCGCTTACGGCTATGGCTACATCAAGGGCGTTATCCAAGGTGTCGAGGCTTATGAAGCTCGAAGGTCTTTGTCCTGA
- a CDS encoding FtsX-like permease family protein — protein sequence MTVAHLLLDSNRDPSDRGSGRILRASTLEAHLSDSRALDRLTTTLVGLCGLIALAMATIGVYGIMTDAVQRRTREIGLRVALGAGRAHVARLVFTEAIYLAVAGLLVGAAAAVTITHVARSVIGATASLDIAMLAAASGALAAVIAVAAILPLRRALRVSPNIALRAE from the coding sequence ATGACTGTAGCGCACTTGCTATTGGATAGCAATAGGGATCCCTCAGACCGAGGCAGTGGAAGGATTCTGCGGGCGTCAACGCTCGAGGCTCACCTGTCGGACTCGCGCGCGCTCGACCGTCTGACGACGACGCTCGTTGGATTGTGCGGGCTGATCGCACTCGCCATGGCGACCATCGGCGTGTACGGCATCATGACCGATGCGGTGCAGCGACGAACCCGCGAGATCGGCCTGCGCGTCGCGCTCGGCGCGGGCCGTGCACATGTCGCGCGGCTGGTGTTCACCGAAGCAATATATCTGGCAGTGGCTGGACTGCTGGTCGGCGCCGCGGCGGCAGTCACCATTACCCATGTGGCCCGTTCAGTGATCGGCGCCACGGCCTCACTCGACATCGCCATGTTGGCTGCCGCATCGGGCGCGTTAGCAGCGGTCATCGCCGTCGCCGCCATCCTGCCGCTGCGCCGCGCACTTCGCGTGAGCCCGAACATTGCGCTCCGCGCCGAATAG